Below is a window of Flavobacterium sp. CFS9 DNA.
CCTCAGGCAGTTTACAAACAGTTTAAAAAAGACTTTAAGAAAATAAAAGGTTATTCTCAAGCTGTAAACCACAGATTAGCGAAAAACAGGAATAATTTAATTGATTTAGATACTCCTTTTCATGGAAATCATCCAAAGTATAATGAGTATGTAACAAGTAAGTTGGAAGATTTAAAATTGCAACAAAAATTTGATTTAGATAATATATCAAAGTTGCAAAATCATTTAAGGGATAAAATTGCGGAAGCACAAAAATCAGGGTTAAATCTAAATGATTTTTTTGCTAATCTATAATAGTAAAAGAAGTATGTATAAGAACATTAGAACAGAATCAGATCCTAAAATTATAGGAGTCAATAATGGTGTTTATCAAGTAGAATTGAATGATAGAAAGTCATTCGTAAACAAAGAAGAAAAAAAAAATTATGAAAATTATTTTGATGGAAATTTCAATTCATTTTCAATAGATAATTTTAAAAACATTGAAAAAAACAAAGTTACCATATTAACGTATTTTCCATTAAAAAAAGCAAAAGAAACTGATTTTGTAAGTTTTTCGCCAAACGAAATGGGTTTGAATTTTATAATTTCTCAAAAAGTTCTTGATATATTTGAGAGTTTTAATTTATGTGAATTTATAAAGATACCAACTAAAATTGAGGGGTTTAAAAATAATTTCTATACAATTGGTTTTCCCATTACTAATTATGATTTTTTAGATTTTCCAGAATCTTTTTTTTTAGATTCTTTGGGAAATCGAAATTTAATTGAATCATATGAAGAATATGATGTAAAGAGATATGATATAAAAGTAAAGAAGTTAAAATTAAGAAGAAAAACTAGTAGTAATATTATTTATAGTCAAATTAAAGGTTTGTTTTTTTCAAACGAATTGGTAGAAAAGTTAAGACAAGAAGATGTAGTAGGATTTCAGATTTGTGATACAGAACTTGACTTCTAATCGGTGTGCATATTTTGTTCATAAAGACATAGAAAGAGAAAGTTGATAAATAATAAAACGATAAAACGCGATATGCTATTCGCGGGTTTTATCGTTTTATGAAAGAACACTTTTTTAGTTTTATAATTTTATAGGTGAGTATTAGTTAGATTGTAAAGGATGTTTCATTATCTAAATTTTGAATATCTCTCATGTATTCAATTATTTTTATCAAAAGTTACATTGTGTTCTTCCCCATTGAGTATGTCTTTTAATAGTAAATAAACAAAAAGGCGTATCTATTTTAGAGTATGCCATATCGTAAATACAATTTTAATCAAAATCTAAGCAGTTTTACTGAGTTTAAAACGTGTCAAAAATAACTACTCTAAAAACGATACAGTTAAAGGGATTTCTTTATCTTTGTTTCAACAAAGGTGAAGATTATGAAAACTGCAAAATATATTAGAGTTAGTACAACAGAGCAAAGCATTGATAGACAATTAACGGTTAATTATAAACAATATATTGACAAGTGTAGTGGTTCGATTCCGTTCAATGAACGTCCTACTGCTATAAAGTTATTAAATGATATTGCTGACAAAAAGATTGATGCCTTAGTCGTTCATTCCATAGATAGACTAGGAAGAAATGCTTTTGATATTCAAACGACCTTAAATTTATTAAGCACTCTTAACATAAATGTATATGTAGAAAACATTGGTCTGTATTCTATGATTGAGAACAAACCCAATTCTATATTTAAGATGATTACTGATGTTTTAAGCAACGTTGCAGAAATGGAAAGAACATCATTACTAGAAAGACAAAAGAAGGTATTTTAATTGCGAAAGCAAAAGGAACATACAAAGGTAGACAGTTAAATACTGTCGAAACACCTCAACAATTCCTCGCAAAATACAATCAATCACATTTAGAATTAATCAAAGACAAAAATTACTCAATTAGAAAACTCGCATCTATTACAAATTTATCAAACAATACAATCGTTAAGATTAAGAAAATATTAGGCAAAGTTGAATAACAAAGAATAAGTTAATAAATTACGATTTAAAAATACAATTTATGGACATTAGTAATCATATCACAAACAATAAAAATTGGTGGTTCAAAATTTTATTATCCTCTTTTATTATTAGCTTCATTTTTCCGGTTATACTATATAAAGATAAATCATCAACTTACAACGTCATTACTAACAGTTTTGGTTCAATTGTTGGAGGTTTAGTATTCTTTGCCCTTGTATATTTAATTACCCGATTGTTTAAGAAAAGACTTAGTGATAATCAAATTAAAACTGTTCTACTCATAAGTTTTAGCTTTTGGTGGATTCTTCAAATACTGAATCACTATAATTTCAAAATAGCTTTATAATAATGCGGATATCATGTCATAAATACCATTATCTAAAAACTATAAAATGGGAAAAAACTATGTTATTGCAGTCACAATATTATTTTTCAGTTTATCAACTGGAATAAGAGCTCAATCAGTAACTGTTACTAAAGTTTTGCATTATCTTGAAATTCAAAATCAAAATCAAATTGAAAAAGATTTAATAAAACTTGGCTTTAAGTTCAATAATAAAAGGAGCGAACCAAATATGACGGAATATTCATATTACAAAACAGATAATTATGGTTTGCAAAAAATAAGTATCTTCAATAATGATGAGCTTTTAAGTATCGTTTACAGCCCTGTGTCAGATTTTTATTTATCCTTGAAGGAAATAATGCTGATAAACGTGGATTTTACTTACGCATATACTAATAAGGAGACAAAATTCTATGAAAACGGTAATATGAGAATAGGAATAAATGATAAATATGAAACAGTATCGTTCTTTGTAAAATTAAACAAATAAAATCATTTTTTACATGGATAAATCACATTATTATTCGGATTCCTTTCTATTTAAGTTTACAATTTAAGAAAAATTAGAATGACAAATTCAAATAACGACTCATTTGAAAATCTATTTAGTTTTGTTACTAAATCAATAAAGGAAAGAGAAAGAATAAAAAAGGAATATTTAAAAAATGAGCCAGAAAAATATAGTATTTTTAGATTAAATTCTGACACCTTACTTTTAAGTATTGCTAAGCATCTTGAAGAAGAAAGTAAATCCTCAAATGAAACCTTAACTTATCAATACAATTTATTATACTCATTTATTAGAACTTATTTTGTTATTAGTGACCTAATTTTTAAATCTGATTTAATTGAAGCACATATATTAATTAGAAAACAAATGGAAACTTTAACACGTCTTCATGAACTAGATAAAAAACCTATAGCTAAATTATTAAAGAAAACTCCAAATGTTTTAAATCTTTTTGGTAATGCAGGAAAACCATTATATCCAATATTATCAGAAATTGCACATTTTTCTTCAATAGAAGTAGGGAATTTCATAAGTTTCAAAACTGCAGAAGGAAAAATTGAACCAAGCTTATTTCCCTTTTACAATAAAGCTAGTTTGTATTGCTATGAAAAACATGCATTCATTTCATTATATTTTATGTACTGGTTAAAGGAATTCGTTAAAAAGACTAATATTGAAAGTTATAAGCTTTCTGACAATGAATCAAAATTTGATGAGATTGTTGAAATGGCTTTTGAATGCAAAATAGTAAAATAAAATATTTGAATTTGAAATCAGAACTGACGAAAGCCCCGAAACAGCCTAAAAGACTTTTAAGCTCTTCAGCTACAATTATAATTAGGGATGTTTATTAGGATCTATAACCCTGAGTTTGTAAGTTCAACGCCCTGTCTACAAATGAAAAGCCACTCTTTATAGAGTGGCTTTATTTACGATTGAGGTATCTTCTTAATATTACTAGTTTGATTGGTCATTAAAGAGTTTTTTAGTCTGTTTTTTAGTTAAATACATTCCTAATGAAACTATATTGTTTTTTGATATTGCAATATATAGAGACTTGGTTCCCATAGATTTTTTAAAGTTTGCATGAACTGCAGTTCCTTCTTTAGTTTGAAAAATAAATCCTTCATTATCTTTATATTCATCTTTATTAAAGCGATTTTTAACCTCGCTATAAAAAGAATCTATCTCTTCTGGGGTCAATATAAATTTAGCTTGAACATTTAAAATTTGATATTTAGAATCTTGAAATATAAATGAAGTATAATTATCATACCAGTTAGCTTCTATAAGTGTAGCTCCCATTATTGATGCTTTTGTAATCAATTTTGGTTCTAATGTTTTATTGTCAATAATTTGAGCATCAACTAAAGATGTGTATAATAAGGTAACAAATAGTAATAATAATTTTTTCATTTTTTTTTTGATTTAGTTAATATTTAGTGATTTAAATTTTAAGTATTTAAATGTCTTACATCATAGTTTATATCGCAAGTTGACATATGTGTTTACTTCCGAGACAAATATATAAAGTATTATTGACAATCATGTCAACAGAGTCAATAAAAAAAATCAATTTTTTCGTTAAGCAATTCGGAATCAATTTGAAGGAAATCAGACAATCAAAAAATATGACCCAGCTCGATCTAGCAACTGCGATGAATGATTTGAGTTCTGAGTCGTTTATTGATAAGACAACAATTTCTAGAATTGAAAATGGGCGAACAAATATAACCTTAACTACTTCTATAAAACTTTCTTTAGCACTTGAAGTAGATTTAAAGGTACTTTTTGATTTTAAATTATAAGATTAAAAGTAGATGTTAAATATTTAAATAGTTCTAATTAAAGACATTTTCAACAGGTTCTTTAATATTGACTAATTCTATAGTGCTATAAGAAAAGCTTTCAATGTTAATTGGGGGAATTATTAGACAGATAGTCATCAACCATCATTTCTAAATCTTCATCGCTAATAGGATGTCGTGAAGGAAGTTCTTCATTAAGATATCTTTCATTTAATGGTTTTCTTGCTTCCCAGCCGAGTTTGATCGGATTGGGTTTGTTGAGGTCGTATTCTTGCCATCCAAATATGTTTATTAGAACTCGCTTTTTATCTATAATGACGTAATTAATAATTTCTTTAATTTCATTTTTAAATAATTCAAGATCTTCACTAAAATATTGAATATCTATTTCTAGTGCATTTTCAGCCGTTTTAATGACATCTCTGAGTTTGTTGTTAGTTCTGTTGTATTCTTCTATTTTGGTGGCTATTTCGGCTTTAATTTCGTTGTATTCTTCATTTGTGAATTCCGAATCAAGATACAGATCTCTTACTTTTTTTTGTCTGTTTTTAAGTTTTTCAACTTCCCTACTATTTAAATCAATTTTAGCCTTAAAAGCTAATATTTGTAGTTTGAAGTTTTCACGAATTTGTTCCTCTTTTGTTTTCTGTGCGTGTTTTATTACTGCTTTACGTATCATTCTAAATAACCAAGGTCTATTAATTGAATTTTTACATTTTTCATCTTTACAGATAAAACAATTAATTCCTCCTTGTACTATTACTTTTTGATGCATTACATTGCCACAGACACAAGTGATTTTTCCATGAATGATATTAGTATGTACATATGTTCTACTTCCAAATTTGCTTCTAGTATCGATAGAATCATTTGCTTTTTGCCATAATTCTCCCGAAACAATTGCCGGAACATTGAGATCCAGATTATTATATTTTCTTTCCCCCTTATGGAAGGTATTTCTTATTATGCCACTGAGTGTTCCAATAGCTATTTTTCGCCCAAATTCAGATTCAATCAATGCGGATATATTTCGCATACCAAGGTCTTTTGATGCAAGTTCGAATATCTTTCTAATCATTGGCGCTTCTGTCTCATCAATTACAGGGGTACCATCTTCTCCTTTTTTATATCCAATAATTTTTCCACCAAAAGCTAAATTTTTTTTTGCTCTTGACATTTTTCCCGAACTTATTCTTGAACCAAGTAATCGTCCTTCATTAGATGACATTACACCCAGCATAGAAATCATCATTTCCGAAGCAAAGGATCTTTTGCCGTAATCGTCAAGAGTTGATACATTTAAATCTTTGATGTGAATATTAATTCCTTTTTCTATATACTCCTCAACTATATTTTGGATATCATTATTTTTTCGCCCAAGCCTAGAAATTTCTAAAACTAAAATATTTTTAACATCTTGGTTTAGTTCAAGGTATTTTTTCATTTGATTAAATCCAATTCTCTCGTCAGATTTTGTTTTTGTACCACTTATTTTGTCTTCAAATATTTTTACCAGAGTTAAGTTTTTTTTAGAAGCAAAACTTTCAATATCATCATACTGTCTTTCTAGAGATTGTTCTTGAGTACTCACTCTGAGATATGCAACTGCTTTCATTTACACGAAATTTTTCTGTAAAAGTATAAAAGAATATTGAACTATATGTTATAATTAATTATTAAAGTAGCCCGAACTATCAGTGATTTGGATCATTCCGAAAATATTATTTCATCTCATATTGCCGAAGCCATTCAGTACAGAAGTCTGGATCGAGACGGCTGGCTGGGCTAAAAATTTTAAATTTTTGGTTTGAAATTTTAATATGATGTGGTGAAAACTTAACTCAATTCTATAAAATCCTCAATATGAATTTCACCTAAAAAATGTACATCATGTGAAACCACAATTAAAGTTCCCTGATACTCATTTATAGCTGAAGTCAGAATTTTGATATTTTGAATATCAAGATTATTTGTTGGCTCATCCAGAATAATCACATCAGGAGCCTCACTGTTGATGGTTAAACAGCAAAGCATCAGGCGCATTTTTTCACCTCCGCTTAAAGCGAAACAAGGTTTGCTCCAGTCATTTTTTGAAAACAGAAACTTATTCAGCTTCATTTTTATATCGTGTTCCTGTAAACCGGAAGCATTAAATTTTTGGGCTTGTTCATAAACCGAAATTTGATTTTCAATAAGTGAATAATCCTGATCAATGTAAATTAATTTAGAATTGGCTTTGTAGACATTTCCTGTTTTGGGTTGCAATTCGCCCATGATTATTTTTATCAAAGTCGTTTTTCCGGAGCCATTTAAACCTTTCAGGGCGATACGCTGCCCGCTTACGATTTGAAAATCAAGTTGATTTTTCCACAGCAATTGATCATCATAACTGTGATTAATTTCAGATGCTTTGAAAAGTATTTTTCCTTTATGAAGATTTGTTTTATCAAAACCAAATTTTATTTGATCAATATCCGGTAATGTTGATCGCAATTCCTGTAGATCCTTAGAAATACCTCCAATTTTTTCAGTATGAACACCTTTTGTTCTGGCCGTACTGTTTTCGGCATTGTTTCGCAAAGTATTCATCATAATTCTTGAAACTCCGGCTTTTTTCTGCTTCTTTTCACCACGGGAATCCAGTTTGTTTTGGCGTTCCAATGTTTCGCGTTCTTTTTCTTTTGCTTTGCGTAAAGCCTTCTCTTTGCTTTGAATATCGTGATTTAAAGCATTGTTTTCAATCTGTTTTTGTTCAGTATAAAAATCGTAATTACCACC
It encodes the following:
- a CDS encoding recombinase family protein — its product is MKTAKYIRVSTTEQSIDRQLTVNYKQYIDKCSGSIPFNERPTAIKLLNDIADKKIDALVVHSIDRLGRNAFDIQTTLNLLSTLNINVYVENIGLYSMIENKPNSIFKMITDVLSNVAEMERTSLLERQKKVF
- a CDS encoding helix-turn-helix domain-containing protein, which gives rise to MSTESIKKINFFVKQFGINLKEIRQSKNMTQLDLATAMNDLSSESFIDKTTISRIENGRTNITLTTSIKLSLALEVDLKVLFDFKL
- a CDS encoding ABC-F family ATP-binding cassette domain-containing protein, coding for MVILQNISYLHSNKDLLFDKITFTVNHHEKIALIGNNGVGKSTLLKIIASELEPADGIIKTDSKPFYLPQIFGQFNQFTIAQALQVENKLNALHEILNGKVSEENLNILNDDWTIEERCNEALQYWQLQDLDWNQKLETLSGGQKTKVFLAGISIHEPKLILLDEPSNHLDISGRELLYEFIKNTSSTLIVVSHDRKLLNLLHSVFELSGHGITVYGGNYDFYTEQKQIENNALNHDIQSKEKALRKAKEKERETLERQNKLDSRGEKKQKKAGVSRIMMNTLRNNAENSTARTKGVHTEKIGGISKDLQELRSTLPDIDQIKFGFDKTNLHKGKILFKASEINHSYDDQLLWKNQLDFQIVSGQRIALKGLNGSGKTTLIKIIMGELQPKTGNVYKANSKLIYIDQDYSLIENQISVYEQAQKFNASGLQEHDIKMKLNKFLFSKNDWSKPCFALSGGEKMRLMLCCLTINSEAPDVIILDEPTNNLDIQNIKILTSAINEYQGTLIVVSHDVHFLGEIHIEDFIELS
- a CDS encoding recombinase family protein yields the protein MKAVAYLRVSTQEQSLERQYDDIESFASKKNLTLVKIFEDKISGTKTKSDERIGFNQMKKYLELNQDVKNILVLEISRLGRKNNDIQNIVEEYIEKGINIHIKDLNVSTLDDYGKRSFASEMMISMLGVMSSNEGRLLGSRISSGKMSRAKKNLAFGGKIIGYKKGEDGTPVIDETEAPMIRKIFELASKDLGMRNISALIESEFGRKIAIGTLSGIIRNTFHKGERKYNNLDLNVPAIVSGELWQKANDSIDTRSKFGSRTYVHTNIIHGKITCVCGNVMHQKVIVQGGINCFICKDEKCKNSINRPWLFRMIRKAVIKHAQKTKEEQIRENFKLQILAFKAKIDLNSREVEKLKNRQKKVRDLYLDSEFTNEEYNEIKAEIATKIEEYNRTNNKLRDVIKTAENALEIDIQYFSEDLELFKNEIKEIINYVIIDKKRVLINIFGWQEYDLNKPNPIKLGWEARKPLNERYLNEELPSRHPISDEDLEMMVDDYLSNNSPN